ACCGACCGTGACGATCACGCGTCGAACAGCTTCGCCTGGGACCTGTTCGTGGTCGCCGGCAACCCAGGCGTGCACGCCGGCACGCCCAAGGGCGGCTCGTCGAACGTCACCCCGCAGAACATGTTCAACAGCCCCGACGGCCTGGGTTTCGACAAGGCCGGCCGGCTGTGGATCCTCACCGACGGCGATTCGAGCAATACCGGGGACTTCGCCGGCATGGGCAACAACCAGATGCTCTGCGCCGACCCAGTGACCGGCGAGATCCGCCGCTTCATGGTCGGGCCGATTGGTTGCGAAGTGACCGGCATCAGCTTCTCGCCGGACCAGAAGACCTTGTTCGTCGGTATTCAGCATCCCGGGGAAAACGGTGGTTCGACCTTCCCCGAGCATTTGCCCAATGGCAAGCCGCGGTCTTCGGTGATGGCGATTACCCGTGAGGATGGCGGGGTCGTCGGCGCCTGATAGGGCCTCATCGCGGGCAAGCCCGCTCCCACAGTTGATCTGTGTCGTTCACAAATCCTCTGTAGGAGCGGGCTTGCCCGCGATAGCTTCACCACAGTCCCAACCCTTACAAGGCCGTCTGCGCTACCATGCCTGGCCGGACGCAGCAGCCTGCTGCGCGCAGGAGTCAGCATGGCCCACCCGTTTGCAACCCTCACCCCAGACCTCGTGCTCGATGCCGTCGAAAGCATCGGCTTTCTCAGCGACGCGCGCATCCTGGCGCTCAACAGTTACGAGAACCGCGTCTACCAAGTCGGCATCGAAGGCGAAGAACCGCTGATCGCCAAGTTCTATCGCCCGCAGCGCTGGAGCAACGAAGCGATCCTGGAAGAACACCAGTTCACCTTCGAACTCGCCGAGTGCGAGGTGCCGGTGGTCGCGCCGCTGATGCACAACGGCACCAGCCTGCACGAACACAACGGTTTTCGTTTCACCCTGTTTCCCCGCCGTGGCGGCCGCGCGCCGGAGCCGGGCAACCTCGATCAACTGTATCGCCTCGGCCAGTTGCTCGGGCGTCTGCACGCCGTCGGCTCGACCCGGCCGTTCGAGCACCGCGAAGCGCTGGGCACGAAAAACTTCGGCCATGACTCGCTGGCCATCCTGCTCGAAGGCAACTTCATTCCCAAAAGCCTGCTGCCGGCCTACGAGTCAGTGGCCCGCGACCTGCTCAAGCGTGTGGAAGAGGTTTACCAGGCTACCCCGCACCAGAACATCCGCATGCACGGCGACTGCCACCCCGGCAACATGATGTGCCGCGACGAGGTGTTCCACATCGTCGACCTCGACGACTGCCGCATGGGCCCGGCGGTGCAGGACATCTGGATGATGCTCGCCGGCGATCGCCAGGCCTGCCTGGGCCAGTTGTCGGAGCTGATGGATGGCTACAACGAGTTTCACGACTTCGACCCACGGGAACTGGCACTGATCGAACCGTTGCGCGCGCTGCGCCTGATGCACTACAGCGCCTGGCTCGCCCGGCGCTGGGATGACCCGGCGTTCCCGCACAGTTTTCCCTGGTTTGGCACGGAGCGGTACTGGGGGGATCAGGTGCTGGCGCTGCGCGAGCAATTGGCGGCGTTGAATGAAGAGCCATTGAAACTCTTCTGACCACAGCCCCTCCTGTAGGAGCGAGCTTGCTCGCGATTGCGGTTCGTCATTCACCATCAACGTTGGCTGACTCACTGCATCGCGAGCAAGCTCGCTCCTACAGGTATTGGCTCCACCGTTGTTTACGGGACATTTGTAGACAAATTTCCTTACAATCACTCTTTTGTTAGCTGCCTAAGCAAGGATTCTGCATGCAAGCTGCCAACCCGCGTCGCGGGTATATCCTGGGCC
This DNA window, taken from Pseudomonas sp. MYb118, encodes the following:
- a CDS encoding serine/threonine protein kinase — encoded protein: MAHPFATLTPDLVLDAVESIGFLSDARILALNSYENRVYQVGIEGEEPLIAKFYRPQRWSNEAILEEHQFTFELAECEVPVVAPLMHNGTSLHEHNGFRFTLFPRRGGRAPEPGNLDQLYRLGQLLGRLHAVGSTRPFEHREALGTKNFGHDSLAILLEGNFIPKSLLPAYESVARDLLKRVEEVYQATPHQNIRMHGDCHPGNMMCRDEVFHIVDLDDCRMGPAVQDIWMMLAGDRQACLGQLSELMDGYNEFHDFDPRELALIEPLRALRLMHYSAWLARRWDDPAFPHSFPWFGTERYWGDQVLALREQLAALNEEPLKLF